Proteins encoded together in one Impatiens glandulifera chromosome 1, dImpGla2.1, whole genome shotgun sequence window:
- the LOC124921450 gene encoding secreted RxLR effector protein 161-like: MEVPTTEHMKAAKRILRYLKSTIDFGLFYSSSKEFQFVGYFDSDFAGDIDDQKSRIGFVIFMGSNIISWSSKKQTIVSLSSCEDEYVTMITCACHAIWLRIMLKEIGLLENEVTTIFVDNKSAQALAKNHVFYDRSKHIDTRYHFIRESITKKDIRLQYVKYVDQVLDIFTKPLEVVFFNRIRSMLGITKKN, translated from the coding sequence ATGGAGGTTCCCACGACGGAGCACATGAAGGCGGCCAAGAggattttgagatatttgaaaagtaCTATTGATTTTGGACTATTTTATTCATCGTCTaaggaatttcaatttgttGGATATTTCGATAGTGATTTTGCCGGAGATATAGATGATCAGAAGAGCAGAATTGGATTTGTGATTTTTATGGGGTCTAATATAATCTCATGGAGTTCGAAGAAACAAACGATAGTCTCGCTATCATCTTGTGAAGATGAATATGTCACGATGATAACATGCGCTTGTCACGCAATCTGGCTAAGAATAATGTTGAAGGAGATAGGTTTGTTAGAGAATGAAGTGACCACAATTTTTGTCGACAATAAATCTGCTCAAGCTCTAGCAAAGAATCATGTTTTTTATGATCGAAGTAAACACATCGATACACGctatcacttcatccgagagagTATTACGAAAAAAGATATTAGACTTCAATATGTGAAATATGTTGATCAAGTTTTAGATATTTTTACGAAGCCTCTTGAAGTGGTGTTTTTCAACAGAATTAGGAGTATGCTTGGAATCACCAAGAAGAATTAA